A genomic window from Polaribacter gangjinensis includes:
- a CDS encoding 16S rRNA (uracil(1498)-N(3))-methyltransferase: MQLFYNPEILETTKEIIFNKVESAHIVRVLRKKEGDILHITNGKGCLFDAKIVIANDKKCLANIIKTEPKPKPWNYYLHIAIAPTKNNDRIEWFLEKATEIGIDEITPIICENSERRVVKNDRFEKIMQAAMKQSLKFTLPKLNEPVKFSEFINQEFEGKICIAHCEEQEKKLLKEILKPNEKTTILIGPEGDFSLNEIKKAIAKNYIPISLGESRLRTETAGLVAVNLVSFINQ; this comes from the coding sequence ATGCAACTATTCTACAATCCTGAAATCCTAGAAACCACCAAAGAAATTATTTTTAATAAGGTAGAAAGTGCTCATATTGTGCGAGTTTTGCGAAAAAAAGAGGGTGATATTTTACACATTACCAATGGAAAAGGATGCTTGTTTGATGCAAAAATTGTGATTGCTAACGACAAAAAATGTTTGGCAAACATCATCAAAACCGAACCAAAACCAAAACCTTGGAATTATTACTTACACATTGCAATTGCACCAACCAAAAATAATGACAGAATTGAATGGTTTTTAGAAAAAGCTACTGAAATTGGCATTGACGAAATCACGCCCATTATTTGCGAAAATTCAGAAAGACGTGTTGTTAAAAACGACCGATTTGAAAAAATCATGCAAGCTGCCATGAAGCAATCCTTAAAATTTACATTACCAAAACTGAATGAACCTGTGAAATTTTCGGAATTTATCAATCAAGAATTTGAAGGAAAAATATGCATTGCTCATTGTGAAGAGCAGGAAAAAAAATTGTTGAAAGAGATTCTAAAACCCAATGAAAAAACCACGATTTTAATTGGACCTGAAGGTGATTTTTCTTTGAATGAAATCAAAAAAGCAATAGCAAAGAACTACATTCCTATTTCTTTGGGCGAAAGTAGGTTGCGCACAGAAACTGCTGGTTTGGTTGCTGTGAATTTGGTTTCTTTTATCAATCAATAA
- a CDS encoding helix-turn-helix domain-containing protein has protein sequence MAVSEIFNLFLLISALHGFLFCCIILFSKNGTEKSMQFINLLVLTISLNNLQSWIVTKNFFSNYFILDYSHIPWHFLIAPFFYMFLIYYLEIEKQQKNILKIILPTFLLTIVVRIGFIYFYSKKTAENTEYIFEKYTSIEEIFSLLVSLAVFVYSFHILTKKEKLFAKILSFDNLKWIYTFFKLGLFTYIFWMIALAITVALNFKEFIYSYYPLRVLTTVLIYWIGYQAINQLRLLKERKKLRKQLAVSSIKKDSSKIIEDKNTNQQELFNNIKSLLLEKQLFTEPKLTVEFLANEADVNATKLSIIIKQFSDKNFNDFINEFRVDFAKKLLIDSDYQHYTITAIGLESGFNSKSGFYATFKKHAGITPFDFQKNHLEQTN, from the coding sequence TTGGCTGTTTCAGAAATCTTTAATTTATTTCTATTAATCAGTGCTTTGCATGGATTTCTGTTTTGTTGCATTATTCTTTTTTCTAAAAATGGCACTGAAAAAAGCATGCAATTTATCAATCTTTTGGTGCTCACAATTTCTTTGAACAATTTGCAATCGTGGATTGTTACCAAAAACTTTTTTAGCAATTATTTTATCCTTGATTACAGTCATATTCCTTGGCATTTTTTGATTGCGCCGTTTTTTTATATGTTTTTAATCTATTATTTAGAAATCGAAAAACAGCAAAAAAATATTTTAAAAATCATACTTCCCACTTTTCTGTTAACCATTGTTGTAAGAATTGGTTTTATCTATTTTTATAGTAAAAAAACTGCTGAAAATACGGAGTATATTTTCGAAAAATATACTTCCATAGAAGAGATTTTTAGTTTGCTAGTTTCATTGGCTGTGTTTGTGTATTCATTTCATATTTTAACAAAAAAAGAAAAATTATTTGCTAAAATTTTATCTTTTGACAATCTAAAATGGATTTATACCTTTTTTAAATTAGGATTATTCACCTACATTTTTTGGATGATTGCCTTAGCAATTACAGTTGCTTTGAATTTTAAAGAATTTATTTATTCGTATTATCCTTTACGAGTTTTAACAACGGTTTTAATTTATTGGATTGGTTATCAAGCAATAAATCAATTGAGATTGCTTAAAGAACGAAAAAAACTTCGAAAACAATTGGCTGTTTCATCCATAAAAAAGGATTCTTCTAAAATTATTGAAGATAAAAATACCAATCAACAAGAACTTTTCAATAACATAAAATCATTGTTATTAGAAAAACAATTGTTTACAGAGCCAAAACTAACAGTAGAATTTTTAGCGAATGAAGCTGATGTAAATGCCACCAAATTATCAATCATTATCAAACAATTTTCTGATAAAAATTTCAATGATTTTATCAATGAATTCAGGGTTGACTTTGCCAAAAAATTACTTATTGATTCGGATTATCAACATTATACAATTACTGCAATTGGATTAGAATCAGGTTTTAATTCGAAATCTGGATTTTATGCAACTTTCAAAAAACACGCAGGAATTACCCCTTTTGATTTTCAAAAAAATCATTTAGAGCAAACAAATTAG
- a CDS encoding DUF4159 domain-containing protein translates to MKQLIWISFFLIFSFSKAQDVAILKYNGGGDWYANPTAVPNLIQFANKNIRTQIAENPITVQVNSEDIFNFPLVFMTGHGNVVFSDDEIENLKKYLISGGFLHISDNYGLDKFIRKELKKVFPNLELQEIPSSHPIFNQTFSFPNGIPKIHEHDKKPAQAFGIFYEGRLVVFYDFETDLSDGWEDEIIHNNPKEVREKALKMGANIIEYAFKN, encoded by the coding sequence ATGAAACAATTGATATGGATAAGTTTCTTTTTGATTTTTTCGTTTTCTAAAGCACAAGACGTTGCGATTTTAAAATACAATGGTGGTGGAGATTGGTACGCAAATCCAACTGCTGTTCCAAATTTGATACAATTTGCGAATAAAAATATTCGCACTCAAATTGCTGAAAATCCAATTACAGTTCAGGTAAATAGTGAAGATATTTTCAACTTTCCACTCGTTTTTATGACTGGTCATGGAAACGTTGTTTTTTCTGATGATGAAATTGAAAACCTCAAAAAATACTTAATTTCTGGAGGATTTTTGCATATTTCTGATAATTATGGCTTGGATAAATTCATAAGAAAAGAACTTAAAAAAGTATTTCCAAATTTAGAATTGCAAGAAATTCCGAGTTCACATCCTATTTTTAATCAGACATTTTCGTTTCCAAATGGCATTCCTAAAATTCATGAACATGATAAAAAACCAGCACAAGCTTTTGGTATTTTCTACGAAGGAAGGTTGGTTGTATTTTACGATTTTGAAACGGATTTAAGTGATGGCTGGGAAGATGAAATTATACACAACAATCCAAAAGAAGTTCGTGAAAAAGCCTTAAAAATGGGCGCAAATATTATTGAATATGCGTTTAAGAATTAG
- a CDS encoding bile acid:sodium symporter family protein yields MTTEIDIDAIKINFDSSGLWVLNIAIAIIMFGVALGITLDDFKRLFQNPKIVFVGVLSQFFLLPALTFLAILLIKPHPSFALGMMLIAACPGGNVSNFFSKMAGGNAALSVSLTAFSTLICIVMTPFNLQFWGSLYEPTNEILKTVELNWMDLLKLVSLILGIPLFFGMLIKHYHSEMADKIEKLLKPLSMLVFIALIFIAFSQNLDVFVNHIHHVIYLVVFHNIFAYIIGFYAAKSFGLNEQDTKTISIETGIQNGGLGLLLIFGFFDGLGGMALLAAFWGIWDVFSGMALAAFWGRKKVEK; encoded by the coding sequence ATGACCACAGAAATTGACATTGATGCCATCAAAATAAACTTTGACTCTAGTGGTTTGTGGGTATTGAATATTGCGATTGCTATTATCATGTTTGGTGTTGCTTTAGGAATTACACTGGATGATTTTAAACGCTTGTTTCAAAATCCAAAAATTGTTTTTGTGGGTGTTTTATCGCAATTTTTTTTATTACCTGCATTGACGTTTTTGGCAATTTTACTCATAAAACCTCATCCTAGTTTTGCTTTGGGAATGATGCTTATTGCAGCTTGTCCTGGAGGAAATGTCTCCAACTTTTTTAGTAAAATGGCTGGAGGAAATGCAGCCTTATCAGTAAGTTTAACGGCTTTTTCAACGTTGATTTGCATTGTAATGACGCCTTTTAATTTACAATTTTGGGGAAGTTTGTACGAACCAACCAATGAAATTTTAAAAACAGTTGAGTTAAATTGGATGGATTTACTAAAACTTGTTTCTTTGATATTGGGAATTCCGTTGTTTTTTGGAATGCTCATCAAACATTATCATTCTGAGATGGCTGATAAAATTGAAAAATTGTTAAAACCATTATCAATGCTCGTTTTTATTGCATTGATTTTCATTGCTTTTTCTCAAAATTTAGATGTATTTGTAAATCATATTCATCATGTCATTTACTTGGTTGTTTTTCATAATATTTTTGCATATATTATTGGATTTTATGCAGCCAAATCTTTTGGTTTGAATGAACAAGACACCAAAACAATATCCATTGAAACTGGAATTCAGAATGGTGGTTTAGGCTTATTATTGATTTTTGGATTTTTTGATGGTTTAGGAGGAATGGCATTGTTGGCTGCTTTTTGGGGAATTTGGGATGTGTTTTCTGGAATGGCATTAGCTGCTTTTTGGGGTAGAAAAAAAGTTGAGAAATGA
- a CDS encoding 1-acyl-sn-glycerol-3-phosphate acyltransferase, protein MILKKIWYQSVKLFLKISLHFYAQKIIITGRENIPKKGAILFAVNHPNALMDPLFVTTFNPRENHFLVRADVFKKPLIRKFLASLNLMPIFRIRDGIKQLSNNDEVFEKCFKILKKQQTLIIFPQGGHSRKRTIQPLSKGFTRIVFGALERFPELEITVIPVGITYQNSSVYPSKVCVQFGEVIDSKQIFLENPAAKASLILKEKVSNQLKKLTVHIPDDEKYESTLSKLNAANVDFTNVDLVNKFIATNTFPKAQKKQINLLRPLYYLILINSILPYLIWKRFSKNIKEIEFVDTMKFSVNLLSCLFFYSLQALILSVLFDIKTGFFYFLFSILLVFFYTKTAPTNTED, encoded by the coding sequence ATGATTTTGAAAAAAATTTGGTATCAATCTGTAAAGCTATTTTTGAAGATTAGCTTGCATTTTTATGCGCAAAAAATCATCATTACAGGTAGGGAAAATATACCAAAAAAAGGTGCTATTTTATTTGCTGTAAATCATCCAAATGCATTGATGGATCCTTTGTTTGTGACTACTTTTAACCCAAGAGAAAATCATTTTTTGGTAAGAGCTGATGTGTTTAAAAAACCTTTGATTCGCAAATTTTTAGCAAGTTTAAATTTAATGCCTATTTTCAGAATTCGAGATGGCATCAAACAATTGTCTAACAATGACGAAGTTTTTGAAAAGTGCTTTAAAATTCTAAAAAAACAACAAACTTTGATTATTTTTCCACAAGGTGGACATTCAAGAAAACGAACCATTCAACCTTTGAGCAAAGGATTTACACGCATTGTTTTTGGGGCTTTAGAACGTTTTCCTGAATTGGAAATTACAGTGATTCCTGTTGGAATTACCTATCAAAATTCGTCTGTTTATCCAAGCAAAGTATGTGTTCAATTTGGAGAAGTAATAGATTCTAAACAGATTTTTCTTGAAAATCCAGCTGCAAAAGCAAGTTTGATTTTAAAAGAAAAAGTGAGTAATCAGTTGAAAAAATTGACAGTTCACATTCCTGATGATGAAAAATACGAATCTACGTTGTCAAAATTAAATGCAGCAAATGTAGATTTTACAAATGTAGATTTGGTAAACAAATTCATTGCAACAAATACATTCCCTAAAGCGCAAAAAAAACAAATCAACTTGTTACGACCTTTGTATTATTTGATTCTAATCAATAGTATTTTACCATATTTAATTTGGAAACGATTTTCAAAAAACATCAAAGAAATTGAATTTGTTGATACCATGAAATTTTCAGTAAACTTGTTGAGTTGTCTATTTTTTTATAGTTTACAGGCATTGATTTTAAGTGTACTTTTTGATATTAAAACAGGATTTTTTTATTTTCTGTTTTCGATTTTATTGGTTTTTTTCTACACGAAAACTGCGCCAACAAACACTGAAGATTGA
- a CDS encoding glycoside hydrolase family 3 N-terminal domain-containing protein produces MKKIIFLLFLVLFTNLLVAQRIDPLKTSDFQKQEIWVDSILKNMTIDEKIGQLFMMQAYSNSDKKHEDFISELITKYHVGNLIFMQGTPEKQAVLTNKYQSISKLPLMIGFDGEWGLDMRLKNTYKFPWNMTLGAIQDENLIQKFGEHLGKHCKRLGIHINFAPVVDINTNPENPIIGNRSFGENKENVTEKAIAFSTGIQKMGVLANAKHFPGHGDTATDSHLTLPTISFDKIRLDSVEIYPYKKLFDTGIASVMTAHLSVPSLESDAKLPTSLSKNVITNLLKNELGFNGLIITDGLNMKGASNYATSAEINLAAIMAGNDLLLIPNDVPGTVKIIKQALMLKTLTEERINFSVKKILKAKYWLSLQNYKPVDLVNLNEDLNTIQDELLHRKLVENSLTLIKNNQNQLPFTDLQTKKFAYVKLGDDAGTDFLQMLKNYTKVDEISDQNLDGLISKLKPYSHVIIGFHKSNANPWKSYKFTDKELVWLQEIARVKNVILDVFTSPYSLLQIKSFTNIESIVVSYQNSTISQELSAQLLFGVFQAKGKLPVSIGENFEEGIGFATPNLSRLGYTIPEAVNMSSQKLAKIDAFADTILKEKMAPGFQVLVARKGKVIFQKSYGYHTDEKKILVKNSDVYDLASLTKILASLPMIMKAEQEQKIPINAKLFEILPSFKNSNKANISVKELLSHYGRLPAWIPFYQKTQVKNTKENSPKFYSATKSDSYPLEVAENLYITKSYTDSIYKLIKKADLIANQEYLYSDLGYYLFKEALENSYKKPLNTLVDESFYQFLGADRMTYLPLEKFDKSQIVPTEKDDYYRNQLVHGYVHDMGAAMLGGVGGHAGLFSNANDVAKIMQLYLQKGYYGGKQLLNPETVDKFNKRYFAKQKVRRGLGFDKPELTKNAAATCGCTSDESFGHSGFTGTFTWADPKSEIVYVFLSNRVYPNMNNTKLVKSSVRTKIQQAIQDAIID; encoded by the coding sequence ATGAAAAAAATAATTTTTCTATTATTTCTTGTCCTTTTTACGAATCTTTTAGTTGCACAAAGAATAGATCCTTTGAAAACGAGCGATTTTCAAAAGCAAGAAATTTGGGTTGATAGCATCCTAAAAAACATGACAATTGACGAAAAAATTGGTCAATTATTCATGATGCAAGCGTATTCTAATTCTGATAAAAAACACGAGGATTTCATATCAGAACTTATCACCAAATATCATGTTGGAAACCTGATTTTTATGCAAGGAACTCCTGAAAAACAAGCAGTTTTAACTAATAAATATCAATCAATTTCCAAATTACCATTGATGATTGGTTTTGATGGTGAATGGGGTTTAGATATGCGTTTAAAAAATACGTACAAGTTTCCTTGGAACATGACTTTAGGTGCCATTCAAGATGAAAATTTGATTCAGAAATTTGGAGAACATCTTGGAAAGCATTGCAAAAGATTGGGAATTCATATCAATTTTGCACCAGTTGTTGATATTAATACAAATCCTGAAAATCCCATTATTGGCAATCGTTCTTTTGGAGAAAATAAAGAAAACGTTACCGAAAAAGCCATTGCATTTTCAACAGGAATCCAAAAAATGGGTGTGTTAGCCAATGCCAAGCATTTTCCTGGTCATGGAGATACAGCAACAGATTCTCATTTAACTTTACCCACAATTTCTTTTGATAAAATCAGATTAGATTCTGTAGAAATTTATCCCTACAAAAAATTATTTGATACAGGAATTGCTAGTGTTATGACTGCACATTTGAGTGTTCCAAGTTTAGAATCGGATGCAAAATTACCTACTTCACTTTCAAAAAACGTCATCACGAATTTATTGAAAAATGAATTAGGTTTCAATGGTTTGATCATTACTGATGGATTAAACATGAAAGGTGCTTCTAATTATGCAACCTCAGCCGAAATCAATTTGGCAGCAATTATGGCTGGAAATGATTTGTTATTAATTCCAAATGATGTTCCAGGAACTGTAAAAATCATCAAACAAGCCTTAATGCTAAAAACCTTAACAGAAGAGCGCATTAATTTTTCTGTAAAAAAAATCTTAAAAGCCAAATATTGGTTGAGTTTGCAAAACTACAAACCAGTTGATTTAGTGAATCTTAATGAAGATTTAAATACGATTCAAGATGAATTATTACACAGAAAATTGGTTGAAAACTCATTAACGCTAATTAAAAATAATCAAAATCAATTGCCATTTACTGATTTACAAACAAAGAAATTTGCTTATGTAAAATTGGGTGATGATGCTGGAACTGATTTTTTACAAATGCTAAAAAATTATACTAAAGTTGATGAAATTTCTGATCAAAATTTAGATGGATTAATCAGCAAATTAAAACCCTATTCACATGTGATTATTGGTTTTCATAAATCCAATGCAAATCCTTGGAAATCTTATAAGTTTACCGACAAAGAATTGGTTTGGTTGCAAGAAATTGCGCGGGTAAAAAATGTGATTTTAGATGTTTTTACAAGTCCTTATAGTTTGTTGCAAATCAAGTCTTTTACCAATATTGAATCAATTGTGGTTTCGTATCAAAATAGTACCATTTCTCAAGAATTATCAGCGCAATTATTGTTTGGAGTTTTTCAAGCAAAAGGAAAATTACCTGTTTCAATAGGTGAAAATTTTGAAGAAGGAATAGGTTTTGCAACCCCCAATTTAAGCAGATTGGGCTATACAATTCCGGAAGCTGTAAACATGTCCTCTCAAAAATTGGCCAAAATTGATGCTTTTGCAGATACCATTTTAAAAGAAAAAATGGCTCCAGGTTTTCAAGTATTGGTTGCCAGAAAAGGCAAAGTAATTTTTCAAAAAAGTTATGGATATCACACAGATGAAAAAAAGATCCTTGTAAAAAATTCAGATGTGTATGATTTGGCTTCATTAACCAAAATTTTAGCCTCTTTGCCTATGATTATGAAAGCAGAGCAGGAGCAAAAAATTCCCATAAATGCAAAGCTTTTCGAAATTTTACCAAGTTTTAAAAACTCCAACAAAGCCAATATTTCCGTAAAAGAATTGTTGTCACATTATGGTAGATTGCCAGCTTGGATTCCGTTTTATCAAAAAACGCAAGTTAAAAATACCAAAGAAAACTCACCAAAATTTTACAGTGCAACCAAAAGTGATTCGTATCCTTTAGAAGTTGCTGAGAATTTATACATCACAAAATCCTATACAGACAGCATTTACAAGCTTATAAAAAAGGCCGATCTTATTGCTAATCAAGAATATTTGTATAGTGATTTAGGGTATTATTTATTCAAAGAAGCCTTAGAAAACAGCTATAAAAAACCATTAAATACATTGGTTGATGAATCTTTTTATCAATTTTTAGGTGCAGACAGAATGACGTATTTACCGCTAGAAAAGTTTGATAAATCGCAAATTGTCCCAACAGAAAAAGACGATTATTATCGCAATCAATTGGTGCATGGTTATGTGCATGATATGGGCGCAGCTATGCTTGGTGGAGTTGGAGGCCATGCAGGTTTATTTTCAAACGCAAATGATGTGGCTAAAATTATGCAACTATATTTGCAAAAAGGCTATTATGGAGGCAAACAATTGCTGAATCCAGAAACTGTTGACAAGTTTAACAAACGCTATTTTGCCAAACAAAAAGTGCGTAGAGGTTTAGGTTTTGACAAACCTGAATTGACAAAAAATGCTGCTGCAACTTGTGGTTGTACTTCTGATGAGAGTTTTGGACATTCTGGTTTTACAGGCACATTTACTTGGGCTGATCCAAAATCCGAAATTGTGTATGTGTTTTTATCCAACAGAGTGTATCCAAATATGAACAATACAAAGTTGGTAAAATCGAGTGTAAGAACCAAAATTCAGCAAGCAATTCAAGATGCAATTATTGATTAG
- a CDS encoding ABC transporter ATPase codes for MFTEYKNLPSNSRVWIYQSNRAFSDSEIEYISEKATAFINNWTRHGDDLKGSFTIKYNQFLILAVDENFNNVSGCSIDASVRFVQQLEQALQLDLMDKMNITFKDGDNINLIKLPQFQEFVKSKKINEETIVFNNLVATKDDFENNWEVPAKQSWHKRFLV; via the coding sequence ATGTTCACCGAATATAAAAATTTACCAAGCAATTCCAGAGTTTGGATTTATCAATCAAACAGAGCGTTTTCTGATTCAGAAATTGAATATATTTCTGAAAAAGCAACTGCTTTTATAAACAATTGGACACGTCATGGAGATGATTTAAAAGGTTCATTTACAATAAAATATAATCAATTTTTGATTTTAGCAGTTGATGAAAATTTCAACAATGTTTCTGGCTGTTCTATTGATGCTTCTGTGCGTTTTGTGCAGCAATTAGAACAAGCATTGCAATTGGATTTGATGGATAAAATGAACATCACTTTTAAAGATGGTGACAATATAAATTTGATAAAATTACCACAATTTCAAGAGTTTGTAAAATCAAAAAAAATCAATGAAGAAACCATTGTTTTCAATAATTTAGTAGCAACTAAAGACGATTTTGAAAACAACTGGGAAGTTCCTGCAAAGCAAAGTTGGCATAAACGATTTCTGGTTTAA
- a CDS encoding 3'-5' exonuclease, whose translation MNLNLTKPIVFFDLETTGVNIATDRIVEISILKVFPNGNKESKTWLVNPEIEIPAEASEIHGITNEKVVMEPTFKELAATVNDMIYDCDLAGFNSNRFDIPLLAEELMRAGIDFDMKNRKAIDVQVIFHKKEQRTLSAGYQFYCGKELADAHSAEADTNATYEILLAQIEKYDDIENSVEALSDFSSHRDRADFAGFILYNEQGKEIFSFGKYKGRTVEEVLIENPGYHAWMQNADFPLYTKKVLKEIKERMNSTKNELSDAEKLRALQEKFNQK comes from the coding sequence TTGAACCTAAACCTAACAAAACCGATTGTATTTTTTGACTTAGAAACCACAGGAGTAAATATTGCTACTGACAGAATTGTAGAAATTTCAATTTTAAAAGTTTTTCCAAACGGAAACAAAGAAAGCAAAACTTGGTTGGTAAATCCTGAAATTGAAATTCCTGCTGAAGCCTCTGAAATTCATGGAATTACCAATGAAAAAGTAGTGATGGAACCAACTTTCAAAGAATTGGCAGCAACTGTAAATGATATGATTTATGATTGTGATTTGGCAGGTTTCAACTCCAATCGTTTTGACATTCCGTTATTAGCGGAAGAATTGATGCGCGCAGGAATTGATTTTGATATGAAAAACAGAAAAGCCATAGATGTGCAAGTTATTTTTCATAAAAAAGAACAACGAACTTTGAGTGCTGGTTATCAATTTTATTGCGGAAAAGAATTGGCAGATGCACATAGTGCTGAAGCTGATACCAATGCAACTTACGAAATTTTGTTAGCACAAATAGAAAAATACGATGATATTGAAAATTCGGTGGAAGCTTTAAGTGACTTTTCATCACATAGAGATAGAGCCGATTTTGCTGGATTTATATTGTATAATGAACAAGGAAAAGAAATTTTTTCATTCGGAAAATACAAAGGAAGAACAGTAGAAGAAGTTTTAATAGAAAATCCAGGGTATCATGCTTGGATGCAAAATGCCGATTTTCCTTTATATACCAAAAAAGTGTTAAAAGAGATTAAAGAGCGCATGAATTCTACCAAAAATGAATTGTCTGATGCAGAAAAATTAAGAGCTTTGCAAGAGAAGTTTAATCAGAAATAA
- a CDS encoding sigma-54-dependent transcriptional regulator: MPKILIIEDEAAIRRVLKKIISEENETYIVEEAEDGLEGLEMLKNNDFDLILCDIKMPKMDGVEVLGKAKMLKPEVPIVMISGHGDLDTAVNTMRLGAFDYISKPPDLNRLLNTVRNALEQKVLVVENKLLKKKISKNYEMIGESEAITHIKEIIEKVANTDARVLITGPNGTGKELVAHWLHEKSSRSQAPLIEVNCAAIPSELIESELFGHVKGSFTGAVKDRAGKFESANGGTIFLDEIGDMSLSAQAKVLRALQENKVARVGSEKDISVNVRVVAATNKDLQKEIAEGNFREDLYHRLAVILIKVPALNDRREDIPLLVDFFADKISEEQGTVKKQFSKEAIQLLKEYNWTGNIRELRNVVERLIILGEKEVSAKDIQLFAQK; the protein is encoded by the coding sequence ATGCCAAAAATACTGATTATTGAGGATGAAGCTGCAATTCGTAGAGTATTGAAAAAAATAATTTCCGAAGAAAATGAAACCTATATTGTTGAAGAAGCAGAAGATGGTTTAGAAGGATTAGAAATGCTCAAAAACAATGATTTTGATTTGATTTTGTGCGATATCAAAATGCCAAAAATGGATGGTGTTGAGGTACTTGGTAAAGCAAAAATGCTAAAACCTGAAGTACCAATTGTCATGATTTCTGGACATGGAGATTTGGATACTGCTGTAAACACCATGCGTTTAGGTGCATTTGATTACATCTCAAAACCACCAGATTTAAATAGATTACTGAATACCGTAAGAAATGCTTTGGAGCAAAAAGTATTGGTGGTTGAAAATAAATTACTGAAGAAAAAAATCAGTAAAAATTACGAAATGATTGGCGAAAGTGAAGCCATCACTCATATCAAAGAAATTATAGAAAAAGTTGCCAATACAGATGCAAGAGTATTAATAACTGGTCCAAATGGAACAGGAAAGGAGTTGGTTGCACATTGGTTGCACGAAAAATCAAGTCGTTCACAAGCCCCATTGATTGAAGTAAATTGTGCTGCAATTCCATCAGAACTTATTGAAAGTGAATTGTTTGGACATGTAAAAGGGTCTTTTACAGGCGCTGTAAAAGACAGAGCAGGAAAATTTGAATCTGCCAATGGTGGAACTATTTTTTTAGATGAAATTGGCGATATGAGTTTGTCAGCGCAAGCAAAAGTATTACGTGCTTTGCAAGAAAATAAAGTAGCCAGAGTTGGTTCTGAAAAAGATATTAGTGTAAATGTAAGAGTAGTTGCAGCCACCAATAAAGATTTGCAAAAAGAGATTGCTGAAGGAAATTTCAGAGAAGATTTGTATCACAGATTGGCTGTTATTTTAATCAAAGTTCCTGCGTTGAATGATCGTAGAGAAGACATTCCGTTGTTGGTCGATTTTTTTGCGGACAAAATTTCTGAAGAGCAAGGCACTGTAAAAAAGCAGTTTTCAAAAGAGGCAATTCAGTTGTTAAAAGAATATAATTGGACAGGAAATATCCGTGAATTGCGAAATGTTGTAGAACGCTTGATTATTCTTGGAGAAAAAGAAGTCTCTGCAAAGGATATTCAACTATTTGCTCAGAAATAA